A genomic region of Anas acuta chromosome 1, bAnaAcu1.1, whole genome shotgun sequence contains the following coding sequences:
- the SMPX gene encoding small muscular protein has translation MSKQPASHVKAIQANINIPMGAFRPGAGHPHKRKELTPEEVDESVPATEEEKEKKHLPGAKKLPGPAVNLSEIQNIKSELKFVPRAEQ, from the exons ATGTCAAAGCAGCCAGCGTCACATGTCAAAGCCATTCAG GCTAATATTAACATCCCAATGGGAGCATTTCGACCTGGTGCAGGCCACCCtcataaaagaaaagaactaaCACCTGAAGAAGTGGACGAG AGTGTTCCTGCtacagaggaggagaaagaaaagaaacatctccCAGGAGCTAAGAAACTTCCAGGTCCTGCTGTCAACTTATCAGAGATTCAGAACATAAAGAGTGAGCTGAAATttgtccccagagctgaacagtAG